Part of the Novosphingobium sp. ZN18A2 genome, CTCGCCGGCGGCCTTGGAACCCGGCTGGGTGAAGAGACCTCGACCCGTCCGAAACCCATGGTAGAAATCGGCGGGAAGCCGATAATCTGGCATATTATGAAGATATACTCCGCCCACGGAGTGACGGATTTCATCGTTTGCCTTGGTTATAAAGGTTATATGATAAAGGAGTACTTCGCTAACTACTTCCTTCATACGGCCGACGTGACGCTCGATCTGGCGCAGAACAGCATGGAAGTGCATCACGCCCGGACTGAGTCCTGGCGGATAACATTGGTGGAGACCGGCGCAAGCACGATGACCGGTGGCCGGCTCAAGGCGATCAGGCCCTATCTGGATGACGACGACCTGTTCTGCTTCACCTATGGAGACGGTGTGGCGGCTATCGACCTTTCCGCCGAAATCGCCTTTCACAAGGCGCATGGCAAGAAGGCCACGATTACCGCAGTCGCGCCTCCCGGCCGGTTTGGCGCGTTAGAATTCGAAGGTGATCTTGTCCGCAGTTTCCGCGAAAAACCGGCGGGCGATGGGGGCCTGATCAACGGCGGGTTCTTCGTGGCGCATCCCTCGGTCCTCGACCTCGTGGAAGGGCCGGACACGATCTGGGAGCGCGAACCAATGGAAGCGCTCGCGAAGAGCGGCGAACTGATGGCCTTCCGCCATGATGGTTTCTGGCAGCCGATGGACACCATGCGCGACAAGCAGCACCTCGAGAAGTTGTGGCAGGACGGAGCACCATGGAAGTGCTGGTAGACGGAGCGTTCTGGCGCGGCCGGCGCGTTTTCCTGACTGGCCACACCGGTTTCAAGGGAAGCTGGCTTTCGCTATGGCTGTCGCAAATGGGTGCCGAAGTGACAGGCTTCGCATTGCCTGCCGAACCAGTTAGCCTGTTCGGGCAGGCACGGGTCGGCGAACTGGTCAGGCATTTAGAAGGCGACATACGCGATCTTACCCAGGTCGAGGCGGCCATGCGCGAGGCAAGGCCCGAAGTCGTCTTCCACCTTGCGGCCCAGCCGCTGGTGCGCCTGTCCTATGAACAGCCGGTCGAAACGTATGCGACGAACGTCCAGGGTACGGTACATGTGCTGGATGCATGTCGTCGCGCCGACGACTTACAAGCGATCGTCTGCATCACCAGTGACAAGTGCTATGAAAATCGTGAATGGGTCTGGCCCTATAGGGAAAGTGACCCGATGGGTGGCTTTGATCCCTATTCCAGCAGCAAGGGTGCGGCCGAAATCGTGATTTCCGCCTACCGCCGGTCGTTCTTCGGTGAAGGGCCGGGGCTGGCATCGGTGCGGGCAGGCAATGTGATCGGCGGCGGCGACTGGGCAGCCGACCGGCTGATTCCGGATATCGTCCGCGCGCTCATCGAAGAGCGTCGCCCGCTTATACGCGCTCCGCGCGCGATCCGGCCCTGGCAGCACGTGCTCGAGGCGCTCGGTGGCTATATAGCTATCGCCGAGCGGCTGGCCCGGGGCGATGCCGGGTTTGCCGAAGCATGGAACTTCGGTCCGTCCGATGACGATACGCAACCGGTCGAATGGATCGTTGAGCGAATGCTGGACGCATGGGGTGGCGGCGCGTGGGATCGTGCATCCGGAACTCAGGTCCACGAAGCCAATTTGCTCAAGCTCGATTGCGCGAAAGCGCGCGCGGGCTTGGGCTGGCGGCCCGTGCTCGGCCTTGGACGTGCGCTTGAATGGATCGTCGAATGGCATCGCCACGTGGCGAATGGCGGTGACGCTAGGCAGGTTACTCGCGATCAACTGGCATTCTATCGCAGGCTTCTTGACGAACGATAGACGTTGAGGGTCATGGCATTTTAGGTTTTTGGGATAATTTCCGTTTCAAGCAGGGGTAGTTCATCCGTGACAGAAGGTTCCATCCAGTCCGATCTCGCATCGGCATCCCAGCAATTGGACGAGCCCGAACTCCGTTCGGTGATCCTCGATCTTGTGGGGGAATATGCGCGCCGCTTCCATGCTGAGAAGCCATTCGTTCCCGGGGAGAGCCCTGTGCCGGTTTCCGGCAAGGTCTACGGTGCGGCCGACATGCGGATGCTGGTGGATTCCTCGCTGGATTTCTGGCTGACAACCGGGCGCTTCAATGAAGAGTTCGAACAGCGGCTGGCTGCGCGTGTCGGAGTTGCCCATGCGCTGACCACCAATTCCGGCTCTTCGGCCAACCTGCTCGCCCTGTCGACGCTGACCTCGCACTATTTCCGTGGCGACGCCCTGAAGCCGGGGGACGAGGTAATCACGGTGGCAACCGGTTTCCCGACGACGGTAAACCCCTCACTGCAATATGGGCTTGTGCCGGTGTTCGTGGATGTCGATATCCCAACGTACAACATCAAGCCCGAGATGATCGAGGCCGC contains:
- the rfbF gene encoding glucose-1-phosphate cytidylyltransferase, with product MDFKTLTKAVILAGGLGTRLGEETSTRPKPMVEIGGKPIIWHIMKIYSAHGVTDFIVCLGYKGYMIKEYFANYFLHTADVTLDLAQNSMEVHHARTESWRITLVETGASTMTGGRLKAIRPYLDDDDLFCFTYGDGVAAIDLSAEIAFHKAHGKKATITAVAPPGRFGALEFEGDLVRSFREKPAGDGGLINGGFFVAHPSVLDLVEGPDTIWEREPMEALAKSGELMAFRHDGFWQPMDTMRDKQHLEKLWQDGAPWKCW
- the rfbG gene encoding CDP-glucose 4,6-dehydratase; the protein is MEVLVDGAFWRGRRVFLTGHTGFKGSWLSLWLSQMGAEVTGFALPAEPVSLFGQARVGELVRHLEGDIRDLTQVEAAMREARPEVVFHLAAQPLVRLSYEQPVETYATNVQGTVHVLDACRRADDLQAIVCITSDKCYENREWVWPYRESDPMGGFDPYSSSKGAAEIVISAYRRSFFGEGPGLASVRAGNVIGGGDWAADRLIPDIVRALIEERRPLIRAPRAIRPWQHVLEALGGYIAIAERLARGDAGFAEAWNFGPSDDDTQPVEWIVERMLDAWGGGAWDRASGTQVHEANLLKLDCAKARAGLGWRPVLGLGRALEWIVEWHRHVANGGDARQVTRDQLAFYRRLLDER